The Archocentrus centrarchus isolate MPI-CPG fArcCen1 chromosome 24, fArcCen1, whole genome shotgun sequence DNA segment CTTTTGGGCAAGGTTGGACTCCGAAGGACTTGAGGTGTCTATCATGAATCACCTTTGCTCCCTGGACAGATGGATAAAACCTCCTCTGGGAAAATGTGCAGCCATAATATGCTAGGGGGCAGCGTTGCTCCATCCAACCATTGAGACCGGCATGAATGTCACCATGGACATTTGTGAAATGGGAAGAAAACTGGTCCCGCCGAAATGACTGACCACAGACAAAGGGGAACATATGCTGGTAGCGGGGGTTAGGAGGGAGGTAACGGTTATGGGGGACTGCCTCGACCTCCAGAGCTTCCAGAACTAGACCTAGGCGGAGGGTACGGAAAGGGCTGGGGTAGGAGAGCTGTGGGGCAGCATGGTCACAGGCAGAAGCAGAGGCCATGTCACCCACTCTAGTGTTAGTTACTAAGATTGCAGCAGGAAAGGTGAaagtctgcgtgccaaagttAACATGGTAACCATCAATATAGACTGTATCAGAGATCCTTCTGCACTCTCTAGACTCCTCTAAACAGAAGAGCAGGGCTGCTGTAATCAGATCTATCTCTCCTAAACCCATGGGGTCATCATCCTGCTCCAGATCTGAGGTATCCACTGCCTTGTCCTCCATTATGGGTTGCAACCTACACAATGACCTGTCTGGCGTAATACCCACTTGTCCATTAGAAAATGGGCCCCTAAAGGTCTGGTAGTTGTGAAACTTCCTCTCAGCTCCATGgttttctgaaagaaaaagccCTCTATCTTTCAGGACAACATGACCAGCCCTCTGTGCCACAGCCTGTCTGACATGAAGTGGAGAGGTCATCTGATGGGTCACCGATTCTTGAGAACCACCAGCATTCAAGTTATCTTGCACTTCAATAGGACAGGCCGCCTCTACACAGGCCTCAGTTGCCCCTAAAAATGGTCCATTGGTTGTATTTACAATCATTACATCTGTTTCTTTTAGAGACCCATTTTCACTCAAACAGCTCGAACAAACCCTTTCCTCCTTAATGTTGCTTTTATGCAAACCATCTGAAGCTACAAGTGTTTCGTCTTCCAGTCCATTCTGAAAGTCTCCATTGTTGCTCAATCTACTTTTCTGTATAGCAGCGTCTTTGTTCACACACTGTGTACTGCTTTCACCAGAGCTGGCACTGCTAACAAAGTCTAAAGCAGCAGCTAAGCTTCTTGCAGTCTCAACTGTGGCCTCATACAATTTACCAAAGTGCTCCTCATTCAAGCCATTAATTCCATTGAAAATTTTCTCCTTTGCTGAGCCTGGTGGGGGTGGTTGTGCTTGATGAGTGGCTGGCAGCTGGGAAGGTGACTGAATAAATGAGGAGGCCTTAGGAGCACATATTTGCAAAGTGGAGTGTGTTGCTCTGCTCTCTTTACTAACACTGACAAGTGGCTCTCCTTGAGTGGTAGGTGCCATGGCAATCACCTTGAGGGATTCCAGTAGCGTACGCTGGTCCTGAAGGGCAAGTGCCATGTCCAgctgctccacctcctccaccccaCGGCTTAGGCTTTCATAGGAAGTGTAGTCCAGGCAGCTAACAGGCCATCTGTTCCACTCCATAGTGCAGCACACAACTCCAGCTGGACACACTTCCAGGTGAGCATACATGTGGTTGCTCACCAGGGTGGCAGGACAGCCATATCCACTGTTTAGGCAAGGAACCCTCATCAATGGGCACATAAGTTGATGCTCATCCACTTTGCAGGAGTGAAATACAGCCCCACAAACCAAAGGACACGTTATAAGATCACAAGAAACTCCTGGTTCAGGTTTGACCATGCATCTCTGGGTAAAACAGTTTGTGCAGTGAACATggtcctcctccatcttcaAAGCAAAGTGGGGGAGTGACTCTGGGAGAAGATCCACAGCCCTGCCAAAAAAGCAAATACTGTAAGTGTACTACAGAtacaacaagacaaaacaaatctttttaGAGTCGTTATAGAGTCTTTTTCTATTTATAGAAACTCtcgatgatgatgataaataggcAACGAAGTCTGTTTGACACCTGTGAAGCAAACTGCTTTAATACAGTGGCAGAGCCTGAGCCAAATAACAGGGATGCTGTGTAACATAGAAATAACAACAGAATGTAGTGATATATGAATCTATATATTTAAGTGAAATTATTACAATATCGGAAAAGCTGAAACCAAGAAATTTAGTTTAATATATATTTCCTGAAACTGTAAATTTCTGGGATGCTATTTTTATAATACTCGTTCATGTTATTAATTAACCTGATTAGTTTTTAGCTTTTTCACCTACACTTTCTCGTGTATCCAGCCTTGTGTTGCCCATGCACCAatttatttgaaatgtgttatttttgcagtttgcaaaaaacattaaaaatctcATTTTCGATATAGGCTGTGCTGTTTTTGTACTATTTTCAACTCAATACGATACAATGAACAATAGAGCGGAGAACATGACATGACCATCAACAAGAAAGTTTGACCTATCAAGTTAAAGAAAAgtatatatttaaatgaatataaCTTTCCCACCACTTCTCATTACAATTACAATGTACAGCATCAACTTGGAAAGAGTCCATACTGGTAATTGTGAATGAAGTAATTCATATTTCATGTCAACCAAAATAATGCTATGTAGGCTATCTGGACACCATATGAATTATTTAATGTAGCATACTGCAAATCTGTATttactgcagctgtttttttctaaatgagGACTATTAAAGGTAAAAGAATACAAGAAAGTAGCCTTCTTGGCCCTTACTTGCTCAcataaaataaaggaaactgAAGTCAGATTGTGAAGCCCTGAAGCTTTGGTCAATTCTTGAAAGGCTGCTATAATTACAAGCAACCACCAGATGTCACTGTGAGACATGATAGACGTTTCCCAATACTTAGGATCTTTATTTCACTCAAAACGGGAGGAAGCAAAGCAACAAAACTTTTTAAGAATGTGCTTAATTAAGCTGTCATCTAAATACACCAACCTCATACGAatgcactatatatatatatatatatatatatatatatatatatatagatagatagatagatagatagatagatagatagatagatagatagatagatagatcataAGTGATAAAGCAAAAAGTTTTCTGACGTTTTCTTCTTCCCATGAATGAAGCCTGCACAGTAACTGTGAAACACTGCCCTCTCTCAAAGGATCCCAGACTCAACTGCCCTCTGATGACGCACCTAAAAGGCTGTCTCATACAGTACCTTATTAGGAAAATTCCCAGTTTAGTGAAGGAGGCTGAAACctcttcattttcacattttggacatgAAAATACCATGTCTCCCTAATTCTAAGCATACTTTGAGTCTGCAGTGTGTTGTCTTCAGAAAAGTGGCaaacaacaatgacaacaaTGGCAGTTATACTGAAAAACAGCAAGcatactaaaaaaacaaaacaaaaaccacctGATTAAACACACAGTGTTGTGTCCATTATGTCATTCACTGACAAGACTCTAGAAAAATTTCACAAAACAAATATGCTGTATCAAATCAAAtttaagaagaaacaaaaatctTCCTCTTTGGGAATTTGCACACGGTGTAATTCCAAAGTTGCAGTTTGACTAACATTTGACGGTACATACAAAGTGTAGTTTCCCGCAagcataaaatgtaaaagtatGCTGAGTCATCATGCAATCACCTAGATGATATCAACGAGTTAAACAAAAGTGCTTAATAAAGGCTACTAAATAGAACACACTAAAAAAAACTTAGTATGTCGCCAGGATAAGCAAGTGATGTGACAGTGATGTCTGAAAACACTTCTAAAGTGTACCGAAATAACCTGGACAGACAGAAAATACACTTATAGTGTAGCCATTCTCTAATTTCATGTGTAGAAAGATTTCAGTGATGTGAGTGCCAAATTACTCACAGCATCTATCTGTTTCTGTAACCACTTTAGGCCAACAAATGAATACAACAGgaatacattttaaagtgaAACCCTATACCGCCGCTTCAAAATCTTGCAGCATACAACATGTATGAATACATAATCCAACACGCCATTAACATACacaacatttatatttatatttatatatatatatataagaatacTTACTTTTTTACCAGCTCCAGTTTATCGAGCTATTCTCTAATGCGCGACCCACATAAAGCTCGTACGCTGACAACAAAGACGCAGCGTGACTACTTCATGTTCCTAGCCAAGTTTACTTAAAACAAGagcaaaaaacaacaagaagctTTTACTGTCGTGTACAGTCGTCTATAACGACTCCAATGCTGCAAGCTTGGTTGCTGTCATCTGCTCCCTCTCCATCAAATCAACTTGTTTTTGTAACAATGGCAGTCAGGCTTACACTGTGGGCTAACAACAGCTAGCTAGCTCGGAAGTTGAACGGCTCAAAACAACAGCAGTATAAAGCTGGGTTAGCATGCAGGGCGTTTCTCACCTGATCGCAGTGTTGGCAGCAAAAAGTCCGATCAAATGCGTTTTAATGATTCCAACAAACGTCACTGTtaactgcagttacagctgtaGAGAAAGTGCTAACGATAGCTACTAGCTAGTCCTCTcaaccctctctctctttttttcttttcaaaacttTATTGACCAAAATGCACAGCAGTTTTACACGgggttaaaaataataataataaggggAAC contains these protein-coding regions:
- the fbxo30b gene encoding F-box only protein 30b, encoding MEEDHVHCTNCFTQRCMVKPEPGVSCDLITCPLVCGAVFHSCKVDEHQLMCPLMRVPCLNSGYGCPATLVSNHMYAHLEVCPAGVVCCTMEWNRWPVSCLDYTSYESLSRGVEEVEQLDMALALQDQRTLLESLKVIAMAPTTQGEPLVSVSKESRATHSTLQICAPKASSFIQSPSQLPATHQAQPPPPGSAKEKIFNGINGLNEEHFGKLYEATVETARSLAAALDFVSSASSGESSTQCVNKDAAIQKSRLSNNGDFQNGLEDETLVASDGLHKSNIKEERVCSSCLSENGSLKETDVMIVNTTNGPFLGATEACVEAACPIEVQDNLNAGGSQESVTHQMTSPLHVRQAVAQRAGHVVLKDRGLFLSENHGAERKFHNYQTFRGPFSNGQVGITPDRSLCRLQPIMEDKAVDTSDLEQDDDPMGLGEIDLITAALLFCLEESRECRRISDTVYIDGYHVNFGTQTFTFPAAILVTNTRVGDMASASACDHAAPQLSYPSPFRTLRLGLVLEALEVEAVPHNRYLPPNPRYQHMFPFVCGQSFRRDQFSSHFTNVHGDIHAGLNGWMEQRCPLAYYGCTFSQRRFYPSVQGAKVIHDRHLKSFGVQPCPKAKLPGDSQSDQFSGLPIEILWHIAGFLDSFSLCQLSLVSRTMREVCASLLQTRGIVELQWERRQSPGAHGTVSWQTKNKVWRFSTAFSPVLSWGFTDIPSMSNHLKKCHFNTVEHKTEPVPLPAMCTARDGHSLRRVLRHVNI